One part of the Papaver somniferum cultivar HN1 unplaced genomic scaffold, ASM357369v1 unplaced-scaffold_43, whole genome shotgun sequence genome encodes these proteins:
- the LOC113342512 gene encoding major latex protein 15-like, with protein sequence MAHHGVSGLVGKLVTQLEVNCDADKLYKIYKHHEDVPKAISHLFTGVKVLEGHGLRSGCIKEWKYIIDGKALTAVEETTHGDETRTLKHRVIDGDLMKDYKKFEKIIEANPKPNGHGSIVTVSLLYEKINEDSPAPFDHLKFFHQNIEDMNSHICASE encoded by the exons ATGGCTCATCATGGCGTTTCTGGTTTAGTTGGGAAACTTGTAACTCAATTGGAGGTCAATTGTGATGCTGATAAATTGTATAAAATCTATAAGCACCATGAAGATGTTCCAAAGGCAATTTCTCATCTTTTCACCGGTGTAAAAGTTCTCGAAGGACATGGACTTCGTTCTGGCTGTATCAAGGAATGGAAATATATTATTG ATGGTAAGGCGTTGACTGCTGTGGAGGAAACAACCCATGGCGATGAAACAAGGACTTTAAAACATCGCGTCATTGATGGAgacttgatgaaggattacaAGAAGTTCGAGAAGATCATTGAAGCTAATCCAAAGCCAAATGGACATGGAAGCATTGTGACTGTCTCTCTTTTGTatgagaagataaatgaggaCTCTCCAGCTCCGTTTGATCATCTCaaattcttccatcaaaacataGAAGATATGAATTCTCACATCTGCGCTTCTGAGTAA